A genomic segment from Leptolyngbya boryana PCC 6306 encodes:
- a CDS encoding polysaccharide biosynthesis/export family protein has translation MNRALTRLCLGLSMAMIQPIVVLAQTPMPPSRTLPLLQAGVTPKSEITSAIGSSYKLGAGDLVRLDLFDVPELTLEPRYTILLDGMLNLPWVGSVSVQGLTLNQASERLKERYQKFVKNPVVTVSLVAPRPLKVGIIGAVNRPGSYIVNTIGSEVNQASLSQRSSAESGSQWPTVSKAIQTAGGIAQLANVKEIEVRRPTADGTPETIKVNLWKYLREGELAQDIPLQDGDTVYVPIAEKIDPTEATNIAMSNFSPEQIQVNVVGEVVRPGGVAVRPNSTLMQAILAAGGVAPGRGKKTKIELVRLMPDGSVNRREFKFDVAIGLDENSNPAIHQNDVIIVNRSSTAKISDLLGAVVSPVTGAFGLLRLLLGN, from the coding sequence ATGAATAGGGCTTTAACTCGCTTGTGTCTAGGCTTGTCAATGGCAATGATTCAGCCGATCGTTGTGTTGGCTCAGACTCCAATGCCACCCTCTAGAACGCTGCCGCTCCTGCAAGCAGGCGTAACCCCCAAATCTGAGATTACGTCAGCGATCGGAAGTAGCTACAAGTTAGGCGCAGGAGATTTAGTGCGGCTCGATCTGTTTGATGTTCCTGAACTCACGCTGGAACCACGCTACACAATTCTACTAGACGGTATGTTGAATCTACCGTGGGTAGGCAGTGTATCAGTTCAGGGATTGACGCTGAATCAAGCTTCAGAACGCTTAAAAGAGCGGTATCAGAAATTTGTCAAGAATCCTGTCGTTACAGTGAGTTTGGTTGCGCCCCGCCCTTTGAAAGTCGGCATTATTGGTGCAGTCAATCGTCCGGGATCTTACATCGTCAATACGATTGGCAGTGAAGTGAACCAGGCAAGTTTGAGCCAGCGAAGCTCGGCTGAGAGTGGGAGCCAGTGGCCGACCGTTTCTAAAGCGATTCAAACTGCGGGTGGGATTGCTCAACTGGCAAATGTCAAAGAGATTGAAGTGCGCCGTCCCACAGCAGATGGTACGCCGGAGACAATCAAGGTGAATTTGTGGAAGTATCTGAGAGAAGGTGAGCTAGCACAAGATATCCCGCTCCAAGATGGCGATACAGTGTATGTGCCCATCGCAGAGAAGATTGATCCAACTGAGGCAACAAACATTGCAATGAGCAATTTTTCGCCTGAGCAAATTCAGGTGAATGTAGTTGGTGAGGTTGTTCGACCCGGGGGTGTTGCTGTACGTCCGAATTCGACGTTGATGCAGGCAATTCTCGCAGCGGGCGGTGTTGCACCGGGGCGAGGTAAAAAGACGAAGATTGAATTAGTGCGTTTGATGCCGGATGGATCAGTGAATCGGCGAGAATTTAAGTTTGATGTTGCGATCGGATTAGATGAGAATTCAAATCCAGCAATTCATCAAAACGATGTGATCATTGTGAATCGTAGCAGTACAGCAAAAATTTCTGATCTGTTAGGAGCAGTTGTTAGCCCAGTCACAGGAGCTTTTGGATTGCTACGACTCTTGCTAGGTAATTAG
- a CDS encoding GumC family protein, with product MSTNPLSKLYQSEREHATPLHLFSLKNTESRSEVDLKKIWDIVQRRKLFVAVVALILLGATMAWSVSRKPVYMSTFRLLIEADKGKMLGQQASMGLSELTSSTNFTTLTQVLKSSQVLQPAFKELQKEYPNLKFDQFLTSLSVTRLKDTEILEVSYLDHDPNQGLSVVEKLSQNYLDYGEQLRSRNLQQGIKFVEKQLPGLYTRVNQIQSQLQGFRESNQIVNPEDRAKYLITLSSEIETNQKQTQAKLAESKALYATLRKQVGNTPEVAIAASALSESKAFQELRSQLQQVETQLSMNAERLTPDAPPVQALIKKRQGILAQMEREARQTLSTTGVKQAQGNLSGTLIELNRQLITVSNEINALEARDRSLVATARQLQVNLKAIPSLIRQDVDLQRELKVANDSLDRFLASRETLQIEAAQNTQPWQIISAPSQRPAPIFPSIPQSAALGALGSLFLSVLAALLVDKLDDVLYSAEDLKQDTKIPLLSVIPFYKNLHEPSLPAMSSLRNLPSGALAENAGKPAQTFSIDLSEDAAIFREAFRSLNLSLSMTNLQNPLHSIVVASALASDGKSTVAMNMALAAATMGQRVLLVDADLYRSKVHVYARVPNEQGLSQYLTSDAPLDTLIQQSAMEQNLFVLTAGKAQMDASRLLSSSKMKTLMEGLKEEFDLIIYDAPPVLGFSDSLILSGQVDGSVLVVGLGNTGRTALIESLRGLQMSGSPVLGIVANCLKPGTHLAHKYHEYVRRNYNSDLVETV from the coding sequence ATGAGTACTAATCCTTTATCCAAGCTGTATCAATCTGAGCGAGAGCACGCAACTCCGCTGCACCTTTTTAGCCTAAAAAACACGGAGAGCCGTTCCGAAGTTGATCTCAAGAAAATCTGGGATATTGTCCAGCGAAGAAAGCTCTTTGTCGCAGTCGTTGCTCTGATTCTATTGGGTGCAACTATGGCATGGTCAGTCTCGCGCAAGCCTGTCTATATGAGTACATTCCGGCTATTGATTGAGGCAGATAAAGGCAAAATGCTGGGACAGCAAGCCAGTATGGGGCTGAGTGAACTCACTTCCAGTACGAATTTTACGACTCTAACTCAAGTACTCAAAAGTTCTCAGGTGTTACAGCCTGCTTTCAAAGAACTGCAAAAAGAATATCCGAATCTTAAGTTTGATCAGTTTCTCACATCACTCTCTGTGACTCGCCTCAAAGATACCGAAATTCTTGAAGTCAGCTATCTCGATCACGATCCGAATCAAGGGCTATCCGTGGTTGAGAAGCTGTCGCAGAACTATTTGGATTATGGGGAGCAATTAAGAAGTCGCAATCTTCAGCAAGGAATTAAGTTTGTCGAAAAACAGCTTCCTGGACTTTACACCCGAGTCAATCAGATTCAAAGTCAACTCCAAGGGTTTCGAGAATCAAACCAGATTGTGAATCCAGAAGATCGCGCAAAATACTTGATTACTCTCAGTAGTGAGATTGAAACGAATCAAAAGCAAACTCAAGCAAAGCTGGCTGAGTCCAAAGCACTTTACGCAACGTTGCGAAAGCAGGTCGGCAATACTCCTGAAGTTGCGATCGCGGCTTCTGCACTCAGTGAATCGAAAGCGTTTCAAGAACTACGATCGCAACTCCAGCAAGTTGAAACTCAGCTGTCAATGAACGCAGAGCGCCTCACTCCAGATGCTCCTCCTGTGCAAGCGTTGATCAAGAAGCGCCAGGGAATTCTTGCTCAAATGGAACGAGAAGCAAGACAAACTTTGAGTACAACTGGCGTGAAACAAGCTCAAGGCAACCTGAGTGGAACGTTAATTGAACTCAACCGCCAGCTGATTACAGTGAGCAATGAGATCAATGCGCTAGAGGCGAGAGATCGCTCCCTCGTAGCAACGGCTCGGCAGTTGCAAGTGAATTTAAAGGCAATTCCGTCTCTGATTCGTCAAGATGTCGATCTACAGCGAGAACTCAAGGTTGCGAATGATAGCTTGGATCGTTTCCTTGCCAGTCGTGAAACATTGCAAATCGAAGCGGCACAAAATACACAGCCCTGGCAGATTATTTCTGCCCCTTCCCAACGTCCAGCACCGATTTTCCCAAGCATTCCTCAAAGTGCGGCATTAGGCGCTCTCGGCAGCCTGTTTCTCAGTGTTTTAGCAGCACTCCTCGTCGATAAACTCGATGATGTTCTCTATTCTGCGGAAGACCTCAAACAGGATACAAAGATTCCATTGCTAAGCGTCATTCCGTTCTACAAGAACCTGCATGAACCAAGCTTGCCCGCAATGTCTTCGTTACGGAATCTACCGAGTGGAGCTTTGGCTGAAAATGCGGGTAAACCTGCTCAAACGTTCTCGATCGACTTAAGCGAAGATGCTGCTATCTTCCGCGAGGCATTTCGGAGCTTGAATCTCAGCCTTTCAATGACGAATCTGCAAAATCCATTGCATTCGATCGTCGTTGCTTCAGCGCTAGCAAGTGATGGTAAATCAACCGTTGCAATGAATATGGCACTTGCGGCTGCAACGATGGGTCAGCGGGTTTTGCTCGTGGATGCGGATCTGTATCGATCGAAAGTGCATGTCTATGCAAGAGTTCCGAATGAACAAGGCTTAAGCCAGTATCTTACCTCAGATGCTCCGTTAGATACGTTGATCCAACAGTCTGCAATGGAGCAGAACCTATTTGTTTTAACGGCGGGCAAGGCTCAGATGGATGCAAGTCGTCTCTTGTCGTCGAGCAAGATGAAGACGCTCATGGAAGGCCTCAAAGAGGAATTTGATTTGATTATCTACGATGCACCTCCGGTGCTAGGCTTCTCAGATAGCTTGATCTTATCCGGTCAAGTGGATGGAAGTGTTCTGGTTGTTGGGCTTGGCAATACAGGTCGAACGGCTTTAATCGAATCGCTGCGAGGCTTGCAAATGTCGGGTAGCCCAGTCTTAGGTATCGTTGCAAATTGCCTCAAGCCTGGTACGCATTTAGCGCATAAGTATCACGAATACGTCCGCCGTAACTACAACTCGGATTTAGTTGAGACAGTCTAA
- a CDS encoding glycosyltransferase family 4 protein — MKSFLLVAADFVKTGGMDRANYALADYLARQSVEVHLVAHRVDSQLQNYPNVFWHRVPKIAKSYFLGEFLLNAAGQFWAKRITAQGGRVLVNGGNCRWSDVNWVHYVHAAYQPNTQASFVQRLKCALTHPIYCQAEKRNLKNARIIIANSHRTVSDLIRYKLATPAKICPVYYGSDSSKFYAAGVEEVKFLRQKLNLPLNRSIVIFIGALGDRRKGFDVLFQAWQQLCQDPTWDSDLIVVGQGAELPRWRQRVRDQQLSDRIQFLGFRSDVPDLLRASDCLIAPTRYEAYGLGVHEALCCGIPAIVTATAGVAERYTQGLTDLLLTDANNVSHLIDKLYHWRSHQNYYQQILHTQVIPQLHRETWDHMAKQIVDAVETPTSSTVQTQYSMR; from the coding sequence ATGAAATCTTTTCTGCTCGTTGCCGCCGACTTTGTAAAAACAGGCGGAATGGATCGCGCCAACTATGCTCTGGCCGATTACTTAGCTCGTCAATCGGTTGAAGTTCATCTTGTCGCGCATCGAGTTGACTCCCAGTTACAAAACTATCCAAACGTTTTCTGGCATCGGGTTCCTAAAATTGCAAAGTCTTACTTTTTAGGTGAGTTTCTTCTCAATGCGGCTGGGCAATTCTGGGCAAAGCGCATCACAGCCCAAGGTGGGCGCGTTTTAGTCAATGGTGGAAATTGCCGTTGGAGTGATGTGAACTGGGTACATTATGTTCATGCTGCCTATCAGCCGAACACCCAAGCTAGCTTTGTACAGCGATTGAAGTGTGCGTTGACTCATCCAATTTACTGTCAAGCTGAAAAACGCAACTTGAAAAATGCCCGCATTATTATTGCAAATTCGCATCGAACTGTCTCTGATTTGATTCGGTATAAGCTCGCAACTCCCGCTAAAATTTGCCCAGTTTACTATGGATCTGATTCATCGAAGTTCTACGCTGCCGGTGTTGAAGAAGTAAAATTCCTGCGTCAAAAGCTCAATTTGCCTTTAAATCGTTCGATCGTTATTTTTATCGGTGCATTAGGCGATCGACGAAAAGGCTTTGATGTTCTGTTTCAAGCCTGGCAACAGTTGTGCCAAGACCCAACTTGGGATAGTGATTTGATCGTCGTTGGGCAAGGTGCAGAACTGCCGCGCTGGAGGCAGCGGGTTCGAGATCAGCAATTGAGCGATCGCATTCAGTTTCTCGGCTTTCGCTCTGATGTACCGGATCTATTACGGGCTTCAGATTGCTTGATTGCACCGACACGGTACGAAGCTTATGGATTAGGCGTGCATGAAGCTCTATGCTGCGGAATTCCAGCAATTGTGACTGCAACGGCTGGAGTCGCAGAACGCTATACCCAAGGATTAACAGATTTACTTTTAACCGATGCGAACAATGTTTCACATCTAATTGATAAGTTGTATCATTGGCGAAGTCATCAAAATTACTACCAGCAAATTCTGCATACGCAAGTTATCCCCCAATTGCACCGGGAGACATGGGATCACATGGCAAAGCAGATTGTTGATGCGGTTGAAACTCCGACATCCAGTACGGTTCAGACTCAGTATTCTATGCGATAA
- a CDS encoding glycosyltransferase, producing MKKTVACSAPYDVGGLGQHFSFIVEEARSQNRLIEYYTPRPKAEDAIGRTVEISNRRKLLFRCPPLRFSPGWINYYFNDWFDRAVAASLRPADEFETGCAGQAFHSFKRARQLGYRVLALQADNSHINNVARQHLKAIRDFGIEASWLNDAHRQKILQAYEEADIIHVASSYSYESFLRAGVPESKLNIRQFSVHPRFVPPAQPCNDGKFRVVYSGTLSVAKGIPVLLEAFSRLQGCDTELILIGGSTTRGMRLYLEAWQKRDCRIRIAPGDPLPHLQRASVYVHPSYEDGFSYAPMEAIACGVPAIVTEDTGMKEHIQPGINGYIVPTGDWEALLDQLKSLQKSSLLSLI from the coding sequence ATGAAAAAAACGGTAGCCTGCTCTGCTCCTTATGATGTGGGAGGACTGGGACAACACTTCTCATTTATTGTCGAAGAAGCGCGATCGCAGAATCGCTTGATCGAGTACTATACTCCGCGTCCGAAAGCAGAGGATGCCATTGGAAGAACCGTTGAAATCTCAAATCGCCGCAAACTCTTGTTTCGTTGTCCTCCGCTTCGGTTTAGTCCAGGTTGGATTAATTATTACTTTAATGATTGGTTCGATCGCGCTGTTGCTGCCTCACTTCGCCCAGCAGATGAATTTGAGACAGGGTGTGCTGGACAAGCTTTTCATTCTTTTAAACGCGCGCGTCAGCTAGGATATCGCGTTCTCGCACTGCAAGCAGATAACAGTCATATCAACAATGTGGCTCGGCAACATCTCAAAGCAATTCGAGATTTTGGTATTGAAGCAAGTTGGCTGAATGATGCACATCGCCAAAAAATTCTGCAGGCTTATGAGGAAGCAGATATTATTCATGTTGCCTCTAGTTATAGTTATGAGTCGTTTCTCAGAGCAGGCGTGCCAGAATCTAAGTTAAATATCCGACAGTTCTCTGTCCATCCTCGATTTGTGCCACCTGCTCAACCTTGTAACGACGGAAAGTTTCGGGTTGTCTATTCGGGAACGCTGAGCGTGGCGAAGGGAATTCCTGTGCTGCTCGAAGCCTTTTCTCGCCTTCAAGGGTGTGATACGGAACTGATTTTAATCGGCGGCTCAACGACTCGGGGTATGCGGCTCTATTTAGAAGCCTGGCAAAAACGAGACTGTCGGATTCGGATTGCTCCCGGTGATCCGTTACCTCATTTGCAGCGTGCCAGTGTGTATGTTCATCCTTCGTATGAAGATGGATTTTCCTATGCTCCAATGGAAGCGATCGCGTGTGGCGTGCCAGCTATTGTCACAGAAGACACAGGCATGAAAGAACATATCCAGCCAGGGATCAATGGTTATATTGTGCCAACTGGAGACTGGGAAGCACTGCTCGACCAGCTGAAAAGCTTACAAAAATCTTCGTTACTCTCTCTCATCTAA
- a CDS encoding FkbM family methyltransferase: MQLAITRTPNTVEKCILHSVSHLFRYWVKRGRNLLFWAVPQDAIFDYDFTVLEQGKPYSGNLKFGIDYQVFFSQPYEPQNAQILTTIATCLAQFRRSVHFIDVGANVGFTSNLMLGKVDSIHSFEPHPKIFQSLLAKWKNYADHTWQIHPFGLGAQEIELAYYEPASHNTGTGSFVAGASWNQNIPIALPIRKGDQVLTELEVSEVALIKIDVEGFEPFVLQGLSETLKRDRPVILMELSTLTDQILKEHNLSLQALLYEDAIAVAIHPQTHGKFQLEVQDFSQLESRHQDILILPAEQAKVILEQFESLR, from the coding sequence ATGCAACTGGCGATTACTCGTACTCCAAACACCGTTGAGAAATGCATCTTGCATTCTGTGAGCCATCTTTTTCGCTACTGGGTGAAGAGAGGGCGTAATCTACTCTTTTGGGCTGTCCCGCAGGATGCAATTTTTGACTATGATTTTACTGTCTTAGAGCAAGGCAAACCTTACTCAGGTAATCTCAAATTTGGCATTGATTATCAAGTCTTCTTTTCGCAGCCTTATGAACCCCAAAATGCTCAAATTTTGACTACGATAGCAACTTGCCTTGCTCAATTTCGCCGTTCGGTTCATTTTATTGATGTTGGTGCAAACGTCGGCTTTACTTCTAATTTGATGTTGGGCAAAGTCGATTCGATTCATAGCTTTGAGCCACATCCTAAAATTTTTCAATCACTGCTTGCAAAATGGAAGAATTACGCCGATCACACTTGGCAAATTCACCCCTTTGGACTAGGGGCACAGGAAATCGAGCTAGCATACTACGAACCTGCTTCTCACAATACGGGAACAGGTTCTTTCGTAGCGGGTGCATCTTGGAATCAGAATATTCCGATTGCTCTACCGATTCGCAAAGGTGATCAAGTTTTGACTGAGCTTGAAGTTTCTGAAGTTGCTCTAATCAAGATTGATGTAGAAGGATTTGAACCTTTCGTACTTCAAGGACTTTCAGAAACCCTCAAACGCGATCGACCTGTGATTTTGATGGAGCTTTCAACGCTGACCGATCAAATTTTGAAGGAGCACAACCTCTCTTTACAAGCACTGCTGTATGAAGATGCGATCGCAGTCGCAATCCACCCTCAGACTCACGGAAAATTTCAGCTAGAAGTGCAAGATTTCAGCCAGCTTGAATCTAGACATCAAGACATTCTGATTTTGCCTGCTGAACAGGCTAAGGTAATTTTGGAACAGTTCGAGAGCTTGAGATGA
- a CDS encoding glycosyltransferase family 4 protein has product MIIGHYIHHLEGQGGVEVYLRRIAGAQQAAGHTVYYFSKYTSPSDHNSAIAAETEASLYEQAKRLGVELLHLHASVSLAPPEDFVTIRTMHGHQAYCPSGSKYLKRQGTPCDRAYSLQGCLWGHLIDHCGSIRPHRLAENFQTLCNEKRILAKIPVLTNSEFVTEHMIAEGYPPHLIHTLYVCATEVAHVQEPPQIGIPHFAFLGRLVPEKGVVWLLRALAQVNVPVHLDIAGVGNQTATLQTMIQQLGLADRVTLHGWLNMEASYQLIQRSRALIFPSVWHEPAGLVAYEAMLNARATIASRVGGIPEGVLDGVTGLLVEPNDIAGLANHIERLATDWALAKQLGENGRRMAQQSFGLQNHMQKLMQFYEQVMRSSKDQPLGLSNCS; this is encoded by the coding sequence ATGATTATTGGACATTACATTCATCATCTTGAAGGTCAAGGGGGAGTCGAGGTCTATCTGAGACGGATTGCAGGGGCACAACAAGCCGCTGGTCATACTGTCTATTACTTTTCTAAGTACACAAGTCCATCAGACCACAATTCAGCGATCGCAGCAGAGACAGAAGCATCGTTATACGAACAAGCAAAACGTCTAGGAGTGGAGCTTTTACATCTTCATGCTAGTGTGAGCCTTGCGCCTCCCGAAGACTTTGTGACGATTAGAACAATGCATGGACATCAGGCTTACTGTCCAAGCGGAAGTAAATACTTAAAGCGACAAGGAACTCCTTGCGATCGCGCTTATAGTTTGCAGGGGTGTTTGTGGGGGCATCTGATTGATCACTGTGGAAGTATCCGTCCCCACCGATTAGCGGAGAACTTCCAGACGTTGTGCAATGAGAAGCGAATTCTAGCAAAAATTCCAGTTTTGACGAATAGCGAGTTTGTCACAGAACACATGATTGCCGAAGGTTATCCACCTCATTTAATTCACACACTATACGTGTGTGCAACAGAAGTCGCGCATGTTCAAGAGCCACCTCAAATCGGAATTCCTCACTTCGCGTTTTTAGGGCGCTTAGTTCCTGAAAAAGGAGTAGTTTGGTTGCTTCGCGCGCTCGCACAAGTTAACGTGCCAGTTCATCTCGATATTGCAGGAGTTGGCAATCAAACTGCAACCTTGCAAACGATGATTCAACAGCTTGGTTTAGCAGATCGAGTCACCTTGCATGGCTGGCTCAATATGGAAGCAAGTTATCAACTGATTCAGCGATCGAGAGCTTTAATTTTTCCATCGGTTTGGCACGAGCCTGCTGGACTTGTCGCTTATGAAGCGATGCTCAATGCGAGAGCGACGATTGCCAGCCGGGTTGGAGGCATTCCTGAAGGCGTTTTGGATGGAGTCACAGGATTGCTTGTTGAGCCAAACGATATTGCAGGATTAGCTAATCATATAGAACGTCTAGCAACTGATTGGGCTTTGGCAAAGCAACTTGGCGAAAATGGTCGGCGCATGGCACAACAATCCTTTGGGCTGCAAAATCATATGCAAAAATTGATGCAGTTTTATGAACAGGTGATGAGATCGAGCAAAGATCAGCCTCTCGGCTTGAGCAATTGCTCGTAG
- a CDS encoding acyltransferase — protein MVALAPDFQKTAFKFLIGLKYIAVEAVLYVANHILNKLPSHHLRLFYYRHFLRFRIGQGSFIFLGTCFDAKNGFIMGDNSVINQKCRIDTRGGVTIGRNVSISAEVCILTADHNLQCSEFLGQVRPVVIEDYVFIGTRAMILPGVTLGEGCAVAAGAVVTRNVPAFTIVGGIPAKPIGTRSTELSYTIHYNRLFN, from the coding sequence ATGGTTGCTTTAGCCCCAGATTTTCAGAAAACCGCCTTTAAGTTCTTGATTGGGTTGAAGTACATTGCAGTAGAAGCAGTTTTGTATGTTGCAAATCATATTCTTAATAAGCTCCCTTCTCATCATCTGCGGCTGTTCTACTATCGGCATTTTTTGAGATTCCGGATTGGGCAAGGGAGCTTTATTTTCTTAGGAACCTGCTTTGATGCCAAAAATGGTTTTATCATGGGCGATAATTCGGTGATTAATCAGAAATGTCGTATCGACACACGGGGTGGAGTCACGATCGGTAGAAATGTCTCTATTTCTGCTGAGGTTTGTATTCTGACCGCAGATCATAACTTGCAGTGCTCTGAATTCTTAGGACAAGTACGCCCTGTTGTGATTGAAGACTATGTGTTTATCGGGACACGCGCTATGATCCTGCCAGGCGTAACGTTAGGCGAAGGGTGTGCTGTTGCCGCTGGTGCTGTTGTGACGCGCAATGTTCCAGCTTTTACGATCGTTGGGGGCATTCCAGCAAAGCCGATTGGAACTCGCTCAACCGAATTAAGCTATACGATTCACTACAATCGATTATTTAACTGA
- a CDS encoding ABC transporter permease: MHLEELTLEAGRIDRQYWRDLWKYRELLYFLAWRDILVRYKQTAIGIAWALLRPLLTMIVFSVIFGGLAKLPAQGVPYPILVFSAMLPWQFFSNALSDSSNSLTANSNLLSKVYFPRLLVPMSSVIVSFVDFLISGMVLLGLMAWYNFVPNWRILTLPAFILIAFAAAIGAGLWLAALNVKYRDFRYIVPFIVQFGLYVSPVGFSSNIVPEQWRWLYSLNPMVGVIDGFRWAILGENATLHLPGFITSLTLVLLLLISGIRYFRKMEESFADII; the protein is encoded by the coding sequence ATGCACTTAGAAGAGTTAACGCTGGAAGCGGGGCGCATCGATCGACAATATTGGAGAGATTTGTGGAAGTACCGTGAACTCCTGTATTTCTTAGCTTGGCGAGATATTTTAGTCCGGTATAAACAGACTGCGATCGGCATTGCTTGGGCGCTGTTACGTCCCTTGTTAACCATGATCGTCTTCTCAGTGATCTTTGGTGGATTAGCAAAACTTCCCGCTCAAGGTGTGCCCTATCCGATTCTTGTGTTCTCTGCAATGCTGCCCTGGCAGTTCTTCTCTAATGCTCTAAGCGACTCTAGCAATAGCTTAACTGCCAATTCAAATCTGCTCTCCAAAGTCTACTTTCCTAGGCTGCTTGTTCCGATGAGTAGTGTAATTGTCAGCTTTGTAGACTTCCTGATTTCCGGAATGGTCTTACTCGGATTAATGGCATGGTATAACTTTGTGCCCAACTGGCGGATTCTGACCCTTCCGGCTTTTATTCTCATTGCTTTTGCTGCTGCGATTGGTGCAGGGTTATGGCTAGCAGCATTGAATGTGAAGTACCGAGATTTTCGATATATTGTTCCTTTTATCGTTCAATTTGGATTGTATGTGTCGCCTGTGGGATTTAGCAGTAATATTGTCCCAGAACAATGGCGCTGGCTCTATTCACTCAATCCGATGGTCGGCGTGATAGATGGATTTCGCTGGGCGATTTTGGGTGAAAATGCAACACTGCATTTACCTGGATTTATCACATCTCTAACCTTGGTGCTGCTGCTGCTGATTAGCGGAATCCGCTATTTCCGCAAGATGGAAGAATCCTTCGCAGATATCATTTAG
- a CDS encoding ABC transporter ATP-binding protein, whose protein sequence is MSSPAIRVENLGKKYMLRHQKGEHYVALRDVLVKRARSVFNPLTRLSQSSRDREEFWALQDVSFEIQQGDRVGIIGRNGAGKSTLLKILSRITRPTTGKIRLRGRVASLLEVGTGFHPELTGRENIFLNGAILGMSKAEIQRKFDEIVAFAEIEKFLDTPVKRYSSGMYVRLAFAVAAHLEPEILIVDEVLAVGDAQFQKKCLTKMDTVAEEGRTVLFVSHNIAVMQNLCNQAIWLRDGQIVLSGSIRTVADQYLGSTFQSTNPVINLRTAERKYCAEDKLRLLAITFNQGREILYGETLTIQLEYEAYRPIQEVAFGIGFNSLAGTRLMTLDSEVSGRFWNFSRDTGTIQMQLENLPLQPGRYLIDLVARLESGRILDYLPGCWQIEVLPGLQTPNILLRDSGGVQLRSHWQHLAVARV, encoded by the coding sequence ATGTCTAGCCCAGCAATTCGAGTTGAAAATCTCGGTAAGAAATATATGCTGCGGCATCAGAAAGGAGAGCACTATGTGGCGTTGCGAGACGTACTCGTCAAGCGTGCGCGCTCAGTGTTCAATCCTTTGACCCGATTGTCTCAATCTTCTCGCGATCGCGAGGAATTTTGGGCACTGCAAGATGTGTCATTTGAAATTCAACAAGGCGATCGTGTTGGCATCATTGGTCGCAACGGGGCTGGAAAATCTACTTTACTGAAGATCCTGAGTCGAATTACGCGACCGACAACCGGAAAGATCCGCCTGCGGGGACGAGTTGCGAGCTTATTAGAAGTTGGAACTGGATTTCATCCTGAACTGACAGGACGTGAAAATATCTTTCTCAACGGCGCGATTCTCGGCATGAGTAAAGCCGAGATTCAACGCAAGTTTGATGAAATCGTTGCGTTTGCAGAAATTGAGAAGTTTTTAGATACGCCTGTCAAGCGGTATTCCTCTGGAATGTATGTGCGGCTTGCATTTGCTGTTGCTGCTCACTTAGAACCAGAAATTCTGATTGTGGATGAAGTGCTAGCAGTTGGAGATGCACAGTTTCAAAAGAAGTGCTTAACCAAGATGGATACAGTTGCAGAAGAAGGCAGAACTGTTTTATTTGTCAGCCATAACATTGCTGTGATGCAGAACCTTTGTAATCAAGCCATTTGGCTTAGAGATGGGCAGATTGTCCTATCTGGCTCAATTCGCACCGTGGCTGACCAATACTTAGGCTCTACGTTTCAGTCTACCAATCCAGTTATTAATCTTCGCACAGCAGAGCGAAAGTATTGTGCCGAAGATAAACTGCGACTGTTAGCCATAACCTTCAATCAGGGTCGAGAGATTTTGTATGGAGAGACGTTGACGATTCAACTTGAGTACGAAGCCTACCGACCCATTCAGGAAGTTGCATTTGGAATCGGCTTCAATTCACTTGCAGGAACTCGACTGATGACTCTCGATAGTGAAGTGTCTGGTCGTTTCTGGAACTTCTCACGAGATACTGGCACAATTCAAATGCAGTTAGAAAACCTTCCTCTTCAGCCAGGTCGCTATCTGATTGATCTGGTTGCTCGGTTGGAGTCTGGCAGAATCTTGGACTATTTACCTGGATGCTGGCAGATAGAGGTTTTGCCAGGTTTACAGACTCCAAATATTCTGCTCCGGGATTCAGGGGGCGTGCAGTTGCGATCGCATTGGCAGCACTTAGCCGTTGCTAGAGTTTGA